From the genome of Oryza glaberrima chromosome 1, OglaRS2, whole genome shotgun sequence:
aaacatttcttggatttaaattttgtacataATATATGCATTTATAAGCATTTGTATATACTAACTAAAGGCTGTGTTCGCCAATTCGAGTTGAGAACTCTTCCACCATTGGACACAAAACGAAACGACGgtttagtgcgtgattaattaagtatgagcaaaaaacttgaaaatgaattaatatgattttttaaagcaatttttctatagaattttttttttaaaaaaatgcagtgTTTAATattttgggaagcgtgcgcgtgaaaaacaagGAAGATGAAGTTGGGAAAATAGATTAAAGAATATAGCCTAATTGTGCCATCGTTCACCTCATTCAAATTCCTTTCTATTTTAATACCCCCTCCCACTCTTGCACTCCTATCAATCTCTCATTTAATGACGagcaatatatattttcttaatctTAATATCTGCTAAATAACCTAGAAATTCTTATGTCTTTGGAAGAACGGAGAGTACCTTCTTTCATGAGATCAACCTTGTAAGTGAGTGGACCAAGAgacttttctttctttgtctttatctTCAGTGCgagtgtgggggaaaagagctCGTTTAAGTGGCTTGGTTTATAATTGCTGCTAGCTCCGAGCCTCCGATTGATCAGTTTTTTTAAGCTaaaattattcaaaaatttGTCAGTTCCCTAGCTCTTAACAAAAAATTGTCTTAAATAATTCagaaaaatacaataaataaatttctaGAAAGCTTGGCCGCCTCAATTTCCATCCCTGTAGTACAGTAGTAGTGCAGATACACTACGTGACTTTGAGTTGGTAGCATGATTCACCAATGGGTGGCATGTAATGCTATATGAATAACTACAGTATGCATATGTGATCATCATTCATCAATGACCGATATGAAATTCTGAATCTTGCAGGTTGGAGAAGGACATTAGATTCAGTTACTTGTGGACCAGGCTTATCAAGCTCCTCTACGTAAGGCCACGCCGTTCCACCCGGAGTACTATATTTCGGCAGAGTTCATACAAATAACTTGCTACGAAATCTTGTGTGCTCACGATTGCAATGCAGGTGACGCTGTTCGCAGTGCACTTCGCCTCGTGCATCTACCTGTGGATGGCGTTCCACCACAAGGCGAAGGAGCTGACGTGGATCGGCAGCCAGTTCCACGGCTTCGAGGACCGCAGCGTGTGGTTCTGCTACACCTGCGCCGTGTACTGGTCCATCACCACGCTCGCCACCGTCGGCTACGGCGACCTGCACGCCGCCAACACGGGCGAGATGCTGTTCAGCATCGCCTTCATGCTCTTCAACATGGGCCTCACCTCCTACATCATCGGCAACATCACCAACCTCGTCGTCCACGAAACCGCCAACACCTTCAAGATGGTAAATATTGGCAAAACCTGAtcatggttttcttttcttttgacaCGGATTGGTGATCATGGCATTGTGTGCAGAGGGACATGGTGCAGAGGACGTCGGTGTTCGGGAGAACGAACCGGCTGCCGGTGGCGATGAGGGAGCAGATGATGGAAAGCCTGCAGCTCAGGTTCAGGGCGGAGGAGCAGCTGCAGCAGGAGATGCTGTCCGAGCTGCCCAAGGCCGTGCGGTCAGGCATCGCGCAGCACATGTTCAGGGGGGCGGTCCAGAGCTGCTACCTGTTCCAGGGCGTCTCCGACAAGCTCGTCCTGCCGCTGGTAATTGAACACGCAGTAGCAAACGCCTTGGTCGGAATAGCTCTGCGTTTACCGGTTGGGTGACTGACTAAATAACGTGGTAAATTCAGGTCGCGGAGATGAAGGCAGAGTCATTTCCCCCCAAGGCGGATATCATCCTGGAGAACGAGGCTTCGACGGACTGCTACATCATCGTGTCTGGTGAAGTGGTAAGAACATGCCTCGTGTGACGTTTGTTCTCTTCGCTGTTCATGCTCTGACAACCTGCATTTCTCTTAATCTTTTATTTTGTATCAGGAGGTATTGACAACCCTTGAGGATGGTACAGAGAAGGTAAAGCACACGAGAACCCAGTTGACGCACTTAGTATATCAGTTATACCATTTCaagcttagggtgtgtttagattctaaaaaatttttggtaaaaaaagtcacatcaaatgtttggacacatgcatggagcattaaatgtggacgaaaaaaaccaattgcacagtttgcatgtaaattgcgagacgaatcttttgagtctaattgcgccatgatttgacaatgtgatgctacagtaaacatttgctaataacagattaattagacttaataaattcattttgcagtttacaggtggaatctgtaatttattttattattagtctacgtttaatactttaagtTTGTccgtatatttaaaaaaaaatttggtcaAAGAACAAAACACGGCCTTACTCTTCTCAGTATACTGAACTTTTTCCGGCATTTGCATACTGACCTGAAAAGGTTCTGATCAAAATTGTGACATTTCAGCAAGTGATGAGAATAGGGCCACGGGGAATGGCAGGGGAAATTGGGGTGATGTTCAACATCCCACAGCCGTTCACCATCCGGAGCAGAAAGCTCACGCAGCTCGTCCGTATAAGCCACAGCCATATGGTCTCGACCATCCGGCCTAACACTGCAGATGGGGTCGTTGTATTCTCCAATTTTGTTCTGGTATTTGATTTTATTCAAGAATGcaatatagatatttttttctcagttCACAATTTCTCACAACGTTTTTCAGTACCTTGAATCTCTGAAGGTGAAGGCAAAGGAAACAGCCTTTGTTAGGGATCATCTTCGCAATGGCTACTCCACGGTATTAGGAAGTGCAACCATGTTTGATGTAGATGAATCCAAAGAGTCAGCTCACAAAATGTTGCCATGCAAAGAGCCCAAACGGGTATCTATTCATGAACACCTCTTAAATGGGACTGGCACAGCACTGAACGGCTCATCTGGGAAGCTCGTCATACTGCCAGATTCTATGCAAGATCTGATGAAACTTTCAGGTATGTAAATTGTGCTCTGCATAAAGATTAACATCGTCAGATGTTCAGATCAAGCAACAGATTTATCATCGTTGTGAATGGATACCCCTTTGCAGAAAAGAAGTTTGGGAAGGCAGCGAGAGGGATTCTCACCGTGGGAGGTGCCGAGGTAGAGGACATTGAAGTGATAAGAGATGGCGATCACCTGTTCTTTAGTTGGTAGGATAAGCCATATTGCCTTGGCAGAACATTATTTAGAGAACACTTACTCtctcaacaatttttttttcttgagagcGTACTAATGTGCTCCTGCAGAAGAATTGTATTTTCACATGGTGATTCTAGGCACTCTTCTCGATCTTGCAGTAGCCTACGTTGCGTACTTTGAAAATGATACTAATAACTGAATGAGACTCAACCTATAGTTGAGAGACCTAAATGCTAAAATTGACCTTTTTCCCGATTCCATGGGTCTAAACCCAGAATCTTGCTGTAGCCCCAGCACAGAGCGTGCCGTATCCGTCCATGGCTGCCGCCAACTCGCGTCAATTCGTAATCGTATTCTTATCGCGGTCGGCAACTTGGAATCTAGGACCCATTGTCCGATTCGGACTTACAGTTATTTGCCATAAATACAAAAACACTCGGTGGAGGACGCGGCCAGCGTCGTAGACTTGTAGTAAACTGCATAACTCAAACATTACGTTGAGCATTCCGTGAGCTCGATCGTCtccaccatggcggcggcggcgccgttgaCGGTCGGGGAGGCGCGGTCGGGCGTGTCCCGTGCCCAGGTGTGGGcgtgcgccgtcgtcgtgccgtgCTTCATCGTCGGCGCCTACCTCGCGGAGTcgtacggcgccgccgccgcctcctccttcttcgGCAGCGTCCCGTGGCGGCTGCCGCTGCTGGTGTCGTTCGCCGTCTACCTGTCCACGGTCTCCTGCGTCAGGTCCTACGTCAGCCTGTACCTGCGGCCGCACACGCCGGCGCACGTCGACAGGGCCATCCAGAGCGTCGGgttcgtcggcgtcggcctcgctCTCGGCGTCGTCCAAAGCGTCGTGTTGGTTGCCGCCGGCGACAACCGCGTCGTCATGGCCCTCACCTGCGTCATCGCCGTGTTCAATGCCGGGGCGATCGCCTTGTGGGCATGGCTTATTGCGATGTACCGCCGCCGACGGGCCGGAGTATCATCTAGCTGTGGCAAGCAATTCTACTGCTCCTGATGAAAGAATTCTACGCCTGATGGAAGAGAGAATCTAGCCCGTAGTTGCAACGCTGAGATTTTTAGTTGTAATTAATGTTTTTGATGTTTCTGTTCCTGTAATTGATAAGGATATTTGGTTAGTTCGTTCAGTGATGTGTTTGGTGTTTTTCTCCTGCCATCTTTTGTATACGATACCGTCAGCAATATGGCGAGATTCCTAGATAGATATACCTATCAATAAATACTAACATACCCTGTCAATGGTACAACCGAAGGAAGCGCCAAACATAACCCTGGGTTGACACGAGATTTACAAATGCAGCTGTACAATGTGCATTTGCAAGAAGTACAAATTGCCTATGATTATAGGTCCAAAACACGCGTTAATGAACCCAATACATACTGATTTGTCATAGTAATGGACTAATTGTATCAATCCCAAAGAGACAGATACAACAATTAAATGAGAACCACTATTTTGATTACAAGAAATACAAAGGAGACCTACACCACAATCTGCACTGGGTGTAGTCGTGTAAGCTGATCAAATCAATCTAAAATCAAGGGATCTGAAAATCATATAATATCTAAAGTTACAGATGTAAGTTCGACTACCAGAGCAATCCTTGTGGATCCAACTACTAACACAAAATCCATGTTTTAGCCCTGAAATACCAAAATTAAACAGTTTATTCTCAACGTCCAAGACATGGGGTGCTTATATTACAAGACTTGCTTAAGCAAGCATGCATTCCAGTGAAAAACTTGGATACTAGATAACAAGTCAACAAATCATGTTCCCAAAGTTATCTTTTTACCACCAATATGGCAATAGATGTATGGAATGCCACCAAACTCTAACAGGACATCGGCATGGCAAATTTTAGCAACCATCCAAATAAGACCAAATTCAAGGGGTAGTATCAAACAATTGAAAAGGCAAGTCGAGGCATACAACAAAAACACCCTAAGGACCTGCTGAAAGAATATTAACATGATGTTTTTCCTAACATACTGCCAGCAGAACAATTGTGACACGGAGATTAAAATCAAGGACACAACTGGCATGTCAAGCCACATCCACAAACGAAATTAAAACATAGGTTTATAAGTATGTGTACGATGCTTGCAGGAATCAGAATTCAAAAAATAACAATTGAAAAGCAACCAAGGGACAGCATAACAATGTTAGATAAAAGCAGGATGTCAAGAGGGACTGATAAAGATACATTCATGGATATGTGCCCGCAATGCGCTCACAAAGCAACAACTTCCAAGGAAGACTGGAAACTTAAATTAATATAGTTTCCAACAGAGTTTACAGTATAAGGATTTATGAGCAGCAAGAGCAACAAAAAATTAATCCAGGAATGGTATACAGAGTATGTTAACAACTGTATTTCTGAAGTAGCTATCAAATAGAGCAGTCCAAAAGAGTGCTGACACTACATAAATCCTATGTGCCTGCACAACTTCCCGTTTAATGATTGGGTAACAGAGTCAAATTGCTACTGTGCAAAACGTTGCTCAGCCTCAGCAACATTTCAAATTCACTGCTAAAACATTGCCTCAATCTTTTCCATAACAATACCAGTACGAAGCTTATGGTTTAGTTGCAAAGGGTATTTGCCCTATTTTCTACCACAAAAATTTCAAAGCAGTGTATTTTACTAAGTGAACATCCTTCTTAAAGAGATATTCTGTACCAGAAAAGTTTTCCTCTTAACATGATATTCTAATGACATATACAACTATAAGAGCTTGGATGCTAGTTCAACATAACCACATAAAGCATGCAAAATATCAAACACAACAAATCTAAGTGTGATGCTAGAATGAAACAGGCCTGTCACTAAATTCAAGATCACAAACTATCTTGGATGGGTATTCAAGATGAGTGATAATCCTGTATGAGTAAACCAACCTGATTTCCCGAACTTACAGACCCTAGGCTAAGAATAAGCATTCACGGCGACATTGCTCTACTCttcgccaccaccatcatccCCAAACCTCTTGTTATCATCACCCTCACCCTCCTTGAGGTCACCCTCCTCCCCATCTTCCTCAGTGAGACGCACAATCTCTGCTTGCGCCTTCTCCAaaatctccctcctcctcacctcaaGATCCCTTTGGAGATCCCTCCGCAACCGCTCAACCTCAGCCATGTGCTGCCTCTTGCTACTCTCCACCCTCTCATAGACATCCCCAAGCTTCCGAATCGACTCCACGAGCAACTCAAAGTCTTCCCCTTTCCCTGCACCAGCCTCGTTTGGCTGCTCTTCACCCAATTCCGCACCAGACCCAGAATCCCTTGTTCCCGCGTTCTCACACCCGCCCAGCACGTACTCCGCGGCGTCCAGACCCCAAGATTGGCGCGGCACCGGCTGCGTGTCTCGGCGGCGCGTCACTACGGGTGGCTGCaacgggagcggcggtgggcacATGAGAGACTGCATCTTGTCGAAGTAGATCCACTTGGAAGGCGAGGGGCGGTCGGGGCGGtcggggcggcgggcggcgaggcgcatcctctccttctccttcctgtACTTCTTCCTGAGGGTGTCGATGCGGTTGCGGCACTGCTGCTCCGAGTAGTACCCGGGGGGgcgggaggccgcggcggcggcgaggcgggagacCTCCAGCCACTCGTCCGcgcggaggctgcggcggccggcgcgcacgAAGCGGTCGCCCCAGGCGTCGAGGAGCGCGAAGGTGGAGCCCTCCGACCACTCGGGCGTGCCGCGCGCgggcgtcggcgccggagcggtcgcggtcgcggtcgcggggGCGGGGCGCGGGGCGAACTCGAAGCCTTGCGCGTAGCGGTcggtgcggcggcgcttggagcgcggggagggggaggcgccggaggaggagggcgacggcgaggggaattcggcggcggcggcggcggcgggcgccgcgccgtcgtccatgagcggggagctagggtttggttCCGGGGATAGGGGTGGCTCGGCGAGATGGATCGGCCGTCGAGTTTGCGGGCAGGTCACCCCCATTGCCTCGGCGGGGGTCAGCCGGTCAGGTGGGCAGTGAGGATGAGGTGGGGGCACTGTAcggtatctttttttttcttctttcaatatgAACAATAttgaaaaactgaaaacaaaactatataATGAACAAAATACGTTAATATAAACTCATACTggctcaaaatataagaatttttagaGCTCGATACGGTCTTCGAGATACTACTTTAACCAACagtatctataaaagtaaaatattttaaatataaagagTTAGATATTATGATAATTcgtttaaagataaatatagtaacattaaatttacatgattaattgtttttaattGTTTGCTATTagtagtcaaaatttaaaaagtttgacttagcactattctaaaaatacttatattttaaaatagatggagtaatAAATA
Proteins encoded in this window:
- the LOC127763131 gene encoding trihelix transcription factor ENAP1: MGVTCPQTRRPIHLAEPPLSPEPNPSSPLMDDGAAPAAAAAAEFPSPSPSSSGASPSPRSKRRRTDRYAQGFEFAPRPAPATATATAPAPTPARGTPEWSEGSTFALLDAWGDRFVRAGRRSLRADEWLEVSRLAAAAASRPPGYYSEQQCRNRIDTLRKKYRKEKERMRLAARRPDRPDRPSPSKWIYFDKMQSLMCPPPLPLQPPVVTRRRDTQPVPRQSWGLDAAEYVLGGCENAGTRDSGSGAELGEEQPNEAGAGKGEDFELLVESIRKLGDVYERVESSKRQHMAEVERLRRDLQRDLEVRRREILEKAQAEIVRLTEEDGEEGDLKEGEGDDNKRFGDDGGGEE
- the LOC127760155 gene encoding potassium channel KAT6, whose protein sequence is MARQSSTAGASILPVTNIGMAASRSELLRPAFGEPSPSLGPFVVNPHTCSYRWWQKFLIVLVLYTAWASPFELAMEKSASAALAVTELVVDAFFAVDIAVSFFVAYRDASTGLLVTDRKKIATRHLARPCLALDVASTIPLQMIYRIVSGKRQALYGFLNLLRLWRLRRVSKLFARLEKDIRFSYLWTRLIKLLYVTLFAVHFASCIYLWMAFHHKAKELTWIGSQFHGFEDRSVWFCYTCAVYWSITTLATVGYGDLHAANTGEMLFSIAFMLFNMGLTSYIIGNITNLVVHETANTFKMRDMVQRTSVFGRTNRLPVAMREQMMESLQLRFRAEEQLQQEMLSELPKAVRSGIAQHMFRGAVQSCYLFQGVSDKLVLPLVAEMKAESFPPKADIILENEASTDCYIIVSGEVEVLTTLEDGTEKQVMRIGPRGMAGEIGVMFNIPQPFTIRSRKLTQLVRISHSHMVSTIRPNTADGVVVFSNFVLYLESLKVKAKETAFVRDHLRNGYSTVLGSATMFDVDESKESAHKMLPCKEPKRVSIHEHLLNGTGTALNGSSGKLVILPDSMQDLMKLSEKKFGKAARGILTVGGAEVEDIEVIRDGDHLFFSW